One stretch of Paraburkholderia fungorum DNA includes these proteins:
- a CDS encoding DUF4118 domain-containing protein has translation MNRPDPDELLDKLQRDEEKRQRGRLKIFFGASAGVGKTYAMLQAARRRHDEGADVLIGIAETHGRSETAALLDGLDVLPLAHIDYRGRKLGEFDLDAALERKPQLILVDELAHSNVQGARHLKRWQDVYELLDGGIDVYTTVNVQHLESLNDVVGQITGIRVWETVPDRVFDHADEVTLVDLPAEELLDRMRDGKVYLPQQAERAVRNFFRKGNLIALRELALRRTADRVDAQMREYRADRSIQRIWQARERLLVCVGPGPEAPALVRAAARLAASLKADWLAVYVETPALQRLPDARRERTLNALKLAAELGAETATLAAADALTALIGYAQARNVSKLVAGASSRTGVRRWLRKPLGERIAEQTGDLDLTLIRTSSLRADGEHRQLLNTTANAWREALSAARERRSPPRAYGIALAICSGITVLASRLIDHIDLANLVMLYLLGVIFTAVKLGRGPGVVLSFLSVAAFDFFFVPPRMSLSVSDTQYLLTFFGMLLTSLVISHLTSSLRREASVARRREQRTGAMYAMARELAAALTTEQIVGIGSRHVSEVFGARVAILLPDSADQVKQKIEDPDAAITLEGELLDSDVGQWVYDQQKPAGRGTDTLPAASALYLPLKAPMRTRGVLAVVLRDERELDVPERQRMLDAFAAQIALALERVHYVDIARDALVNMESERLRNSLLSAISHDLRTPLTTIVGFSSMLAQSREAHPGAQPGDDLVEAIHEEALRMTGIVTNLLDMARLQAGSLQLNQQWTLLEETVGAALRACRRVLAGHPVQVKLPADLPLLHLDAVLMERLFSNLFENAAKYTAPASPLTIGAQRLDADGRALVRVTVDDNGPGLPAGMEARVFEKFTRGEKESAKPGIGLGLAICRAIVEAHGGTIGALNRIAADGRVEGARFWFTLPVDTPPDAPEPLEDEAIEPLVHAELGAVMRTDADVAQPAASSHTSPHNPLSKPTHE, from the coding sequence ATGAACCGCCCCGATCCTGACGAACTGCTCGACAAGCTGCAACGTGACGAAGAAAAGCGTCAGCGCGGCAGGCTGAAGATTTTCTTCGGCGCGTCGGCGGGCGTGGGCAAGACCTACGCGATGTTGCAGGCCGCGCGCCGCCGTCACGACGAAGGCGCGGACGTGCTGATCGGCATCGCCGAAACGCATGGCCGCAGCGAAACCGCTGCGCTGCTCGACGGGCTCGACGTGCTGCCGCTCGCGCATATCGACTATCGCGGCCGCAAGCTCGGCGAGTTCGATCTCGACGCCGCGCTCGAGCGCAAGCCGCAACTGATTCTCGTCGACGAACTCGCGCATTCGAACGTGCAGGGCGCGCGCCATCTGAAGCGTTGGCAGGACGTGTATGAACTGCTCGACGGGGGCATCGACGTTTATACGACGGTCAACGTCCAGCATCTGGAAAGCCTGAACGACGTGGTCGGCCAGATCACCGGTATTCGCGTATGGGAGACGGTGCCCGACCGCGTGTTCGATCACGCCGACGAAGTCACGCTGGTCGATCTGCCCGCTGAAGAACTGCTCGACCGGATGCGCGACGGCAAGGTGTATCTGCCGCAGCAGGCCGAGCGCGCAGTGCGCAATTTCTTCCGCAAAGGCAATCTGATTGCGCTGCGCGAACTGGCGCTGCGCCGCACGGCGGATCGCGTCGATGCGCAGATGCGCGAGTATCGCGCCGACCGCTCCATTCAACGTATCTGGCAGGCGCGCGAGCGTTTGCTGGTGTGCGTCGGCCCTGGGCCCGAGGCGCCCGCGCTGGTGCGCGCGGCGGCGCGGCTTGCCGCGAGTCTCAAGGCCGACTGGCTCGCCGTCTATGTCGAAACCCCCGCGCTGCAGCGTCTGCCCGACGCGCGCCGCGAACGCACGCTGAACGCATTGAAGCTCGCCGCCGAACTCGGCGCCGAAACCGCGACGCTCGCGGCTGCCGATGCGCTTACCGCGCTGATCGGCTATGCGCAGGCGCGCAACGTGTCGAAGCTGGTGGCGGGCGCGTCGTCGCGAACCGGGGTGCGGCGCTGGCTGCGCAAGCCGCTTGGCGAGCGCATCGCGGAGCAGACCGGCGACCTCGATCTCACGCTGATCCGCACGTCGTCGTTACGCGCCGACGGCGAGCATCGGCAGTTGCTGAACACCACCGCGAACGCCTGGCGCGAGGCGCTGAGCGCGGCGCGCGAACGCCGTTCGCCGCCGCGTGCGTACGGCATCGCGCTGGCGATCTGCTCAGGCATTACGGTGCTGGCGAGCCGCCTGATCGACCACATCGATCTGGCGAACCTCGTGATGCTGTATCTGCTCGGCGTGATTTTTACCGCCGTGAAGCTGGGCAGAGGACCGGGCGTCGTGCTGTCGTTTCTCAGCGTCGCCGCGTTCGATTTTTTCTTCGTGCCGCCGCGCATGTCGCTGTCGGTGTCCGACACGCAGTATCTGCTGACGTTTTTTGGCATGCTGCTGACTTCGCTCGTGATCAGCCATCTGACGTCGAGCCTGCGCCGTGAGGCGAGTGTCGCGCGACGCCGAGAGCAGCGCACCGGCGCGATGTACGCGATGGCGCGCGAACTGGCGGCGGCGCTGACCACCGAGCAGATCGTCGGGATCGGCAGCCGGCATGTGAGCGAAGTGTTCGGCGCGCGCGTCGCGATCCTGTTGCCCGACAGCGCGGATCAGGTCAAACAGAAAATCGAGGACCCGGACGCGGCGATCACGCTCGAAGGCGAACTGCTCGATAGCGACGTCGGCCAGTGGGTCTACGATCAGCAGAAGCCTGCCGGGCGCGGCACCGACACGTTGCCCGCCGCGAGCGCGCTGTATCTGCCGCTGAAGGCGCCGATGCGCACGCGTGGTGTGCTCGCCGTCGTGCTGCGCGACGAGCGCGAACTGGACGTGCCCGAGCGGCAGCGCATGCTCGACGCGTTCGCCGCGCAGATCGCGCTGGCGCTGGAACGCGTGCATTACGTCGATATCGCGCGCGACGCGCTCGTCAATATGGAATCGGAGCGGCTGCGCAACTCGCTGCTGTCCGCGATCTCGCACGATCTGCGCACGCCGTTGACGACCATCGTCGGTTTTTCGTCGATGCTGGCGCAATCGCGCGAGGCTCATCCCGGCGCGCAACCCGGCGACGACCTGGTCGAAGCGATTCACGAAGAAGCTTTACGGATGACGGGCATCGTCACGAATCTGCTCGATATGGCGCGGCTGCAGGCAGGCAGTCTGCAACTGAATCAGCAGTGGACGCTGCTCGAGGAAACCGTCGGCGCCGCATTGCGCGCGTGCAGGCGCGTGCTGGCGGGTCATCCGGTGCAGGTGAAGCTGCCCGCCGATCTGCCGCTGCTGCATCTCGACGCGGTGCTGATGGAGCGGCTCTTTTCGAACCTGTTCGAAAACGCCGCCAAATACACCGCGCCGGCTTCGCCGTTGACGATCGGTGCGCAACGGCTGGACGCGGACGGCCGCGCGCTGGTCCGCGTGACGGTCGACGATAACGGCCCAGGTTTGCCCGCTGGCATGGAAGCACGCGTGTTCGAGAAATTTACGCGCGGCGAGAAGGAATCGGCGAAGCCGGGCATCGGTCTCGGCCTTGCGATCTGCCGCGCGATCGTCGAAGCGCACGGCGGTACAATCGGCGCGCTCAACCGGATCGCCGCGGATGGCCGCGTGGAAGGCGCGCGCTTCTGGTTCACGCTGCCGGTCGACACGCCGCCCGATGCACCAGAGCCGCTGGAAGACGAAGCGATTGAACCGCTGGTTCATGCTGAACTGGGCGCCGTGATGCGCACCGATGCCGATGTCGCGCAACCTGCGGCTTCCAGCCACACCTCACCCCACAACCCGCTTTCCAAGCCTACCCATGAGTGA
- the kdpE gene encoding two-component system response regulator KdpE, whose product MSDPSITVVLIEDEKQIRRFVRTALEGEGIVVHDAETGKQGLVEAATRKPDLVIVDLGLPDTDGLDVIRELRGWSELPVIVLSARTQESEKVAALDAGADDYLTKPFGVSELLARIRAHMRRRNQGGANESPQVHFGAVTVDLALRQVTRDGAAIHLTPIEYRLLATLVRHAGRVLTHRQLLRDVWGPSHVESSHYLRIYMAHLRGKLERDPAQPEHIVTETGVGYRLVGAA is encoded by the coding sequence ATGAGTGACCCGAGCATCACGGTCGTCCTGATCGAAGACGAAAAGCAGATTCGCCGCTTCGTGCGCACGGCGCTGGAAGGCGAGGGCATCGTCGTGCACGACGCCGAAACCGGCAAGCAGGGTCTCGTCGAAGCCGCGACGCGCAAGCCCGACCTGGTTATCGTCGATCTCGGCCTGCCTGACACCGACGGCCTCGACGTGATCCGCGAATTGCGGGGCTGGAGCGAGTTGCCGGTGATCGTGCTGTCGGCGCGGACCCAGGAAAGCGAAAAAGTCGCCGCACTCGATGCCGGTGCGGACGACTATCTGACCAAACCGTTTGGCGTCTCCGAGTTGCTGGCGCGAATCCGCGCGCATATGCGCCGGCGCAACCAGGGCGGCGCGAACGAATCGCCGCAGGTGCATTTCGGCGCGGTCACGGTCGACCTCGCTTTGAGGCAAGTGACGCGCGACGGCGCGGCGATCCATCTGACGCCGATCGAATACCGGCTGCTTGCGACGCTCGTGCGTCATGCGGGCCGCGTGCTGACGCACCGACAGTTGTTGCGCGACGTGTGGGGGCCGTCGCATGTCGAGAGTTCTCACTATCTGCGCATTTACATGGCGCATCTGCGCGGCAAGCTGGAGCGCGATCCGGCGCAACCGGAGCATATCGTCACGGAGACGGGAGTCGGTTACCGGCTGGTGGGCGCGGCTTAA
- the sugE gene encoding quaternary ammonium compound efflux SMR transporter SugE, translated as MSWFLLLIAGLLEVAWAAGLKTSEGFTRLWPSVFTVVTALCSFALLAVAMRQLPLGTAYAVWTGIGAVGAFIFGIVMMGEALTVARVASAALIVIGLIGLKLSSGH; from the coding sequence ATGTCCTGGTTTCTGCTGCTGATTGCCGGTTTGCTCGAAGTCGCGTGGGCGGCCGGCCTCAAAACTTCCGAAGGTTTCACCCGCTTGTGGCCGTCCGTGTTCACGGTCGTGACCGCGCTCTGCAGCTTCGCGCTGCTCGCCGTCGCGATGCGCCAGTTGCCGCTCGGCACGGCCTACGCCGTGTGGACGGGGATCGGCGCGGTCGGCGCGTTCATCTTCGGTATCGTGATGATGGGCGAGGCGTTGACGGTCGCGCGGGTCGCTAGCGCGGCGCTGATCGTGATCGGTCTGATCGGATTGAAGCTGTCGTCGGGACACTAG
- a CDS encoding DUF4126 domain-containing protein: MLESLSLAAGLSWGSGLRLYLTVLLAGVFERLGLIHLPDTLSALSSPWVIGVAAVLTVTEFLADKIPAFDSLWDAVHTFIRIPAGAVLAAGALGHADPALLTVAALAGGTLAGTAHLAKAGTRALINLSPEPVSNVVTSTAEDGLVVGGMLLALFVPLIFLVLMVGFLMLAGWALPRLWRGVQGGFRGMATHMVSRFARSRHD; the protein is encoded by the coding sequence ATGCTTGAATCACTTTCGCTCGCTGCGGGTCTCTCATGGGGCAGCGGCCTGCGCCTCTATCTGACGGTCCTGCTGGCCGGCGTGTTCGAACGCCTCGGCCTCATCCATCTTCCCGATACGCTGTCCGCGCTGTCGTCGCCGTGGGTGATCGGCGTGGCGGCGGTGCTGACCGTCACCGAATTTCTCGCCGATAAAATTCCCGCGTTCGATTCGTTATGGGATGCGGTTCATACGTTCATTCGCATTCCGGCGGGCGCGGTGCTGGCCGCCGGTGCGCTCGGTCACGCCGATCCGGCTCTGCTGACGGTTGCCGCGCTCGCGGGCGGTACGCTGGCGGGCACCGCGCATCTGGCGAAAGCGGGCACGCGCGCGCTGATCAATCTGTCGCCGGAACCGGTGTCGAATGTCGTGACATCGACCGCTGAAGACGGTCTCGTGGTTGGCGGCATGCTGCTGGCGCTGTTCGTGCCGCTGATCTTTCTGGTTTTGATGGTGGGCTTCCTGATGCTGGCCGGCTGGGCGTTGCCCCGGCTCTGGCGCGGCGTGCAGGGCGGTTTTCGCGGCATGGCGACCCATATGGTGTCGCGTTTTGCCAGGAGCAGGCACGATTGA
- a CDS encoding ABC transporter permease, with the protein MSDTVRGSTARANAGSKAARRFGGMDLLRQAIRMTARDWRAGELTMLLLALVLAVAALSSVGFLADRLHQGLERDARRMIGADFIVRGDHPVDPVFAGQAKALGLNTASTAIFPSMINSTGAQPVSRLAAVKAVSDGYPLRGALRITSAPGSADHPAQSIPSPGTVWVDQALLDALKLHVGDPVKVGNRSFTIGAVITRELDRGFSFVNFSPRLMLRADEVQSTGLITFGSRVTYRLLVAGTDESVARFAQFAHDKVDGGKMRGVALESLQDGQPQVRQTLDRASHFLTLVSLLTALLAAVAIAMAAHRYMRRHLDGCAAMRCLGVSQAALRSLFTLEFVGLGLIGGALGVALGFLGHLALLTWLGSLIDVALPYPTAWPALEGIAAGLVLLLGFALPPLLPLTRVPPVRVLRREWGEAGRTAWAAYALGIVLFAALLVVAAGELKLGGIVAGGFAGGLLVFACVARLALWGAARFVRSERVNAGIGWRYALASLERRSSASALQITALGIGLMCLLLIAMTRDDLVAGWRKSTPPDAPNEFIIDIQPDQRDAVTHFLDAHGVPGTVLAPMVRGRLTAINGKPVNPDSFKGDDAKRLVDREFNLSYTTELPDDNRIAGGTWYGDTSTPQISIEQGLAKLINVKPGDTLRFDVTGMQIDAPVTSVRKLDWGSFRVNFFVLMPPAALKDFPATFITSFHLPPEKQSTIDGLIAAYPNLTAIDTGPILAQIQRVLQQVIGAVQFLFAFTLAAGVLVLYAALAGTRDERMRESALLRALGASHRQIRAVQIAEFVAVGALAGLMAAVGAQIIGWVLATRVFEFYLSFDPWMLPVGIAAGVACAGVGGWMSLRHVLARPALQSLRDA; encoded by the coding sequence TTGAGCGATACGGTACGGGGTTCCACGGCGCGCGCTAACGCGGGGTCGAAAGCGGCGCGTCGTTTTGGCGGCATGGATCTGTTGCGCCAGGCTATCCGCATGACGGCGCGCGACTGGCGCGCGGGCGAGTTGACGATGCTGCTGCTGGCGCTGGTGCTGGCCGTCGCGGCTTTGTCGAGTGTCGGCTTTCTGGCCGACCGCTTGCATCAGGGGCTGGAGCGCGACGCGCGGCGCATGATCGGCGCCGATTTCATCGTCCGGGGGGATCATCCTGTCGATCCCGTGTTCGCCGGACAAGCCAAAGCGCTGGGCCTGAACACGGCCAGTACGGCGATCTTTCCCAGCATGATCAACTCGACCGGCGCGCAGCCGGTGTCGCGGCTGGCCGCGGTGAAGGCGGTGTCGGACGGCTATCCGCTGCGCGGCGCACTGCGGATTACGTCCGCGCCCGGTTCGGCGGATCATCCCGCGCAATCGATTCCGTCGCCCGGCACCGTGTGGGTCGACCAGGCGTTGCTCGACGCGTTGAAACTGCATGTCGGCGATCCGGTGAAGGTCGGCAATCGCAGCTTCACGATCGGCGCGGTGATTACGCGCGAACTCGATCGCGGCTTTTCGTTTGTCAACTTTTCGCCGCGTCTGATGCTGCGCGCCGACGAAGTCCAGTCGACCGGGCTGATCACGTTCGGCAGCCGCGTGACTTACCGGCTGCTGGTGGCGGGCACGGATGAATCAGTGGCGCGTTTCGCGCAGTTCGCGCACGACAAGGTGGACGGCGGCAAGATGCGCGGCGTCGCGCTCGAATCGTTGCAGGACGGCCAGCCGCAAGTGCGTCAGACGCTCGATCGCGCGAGTCATTTCCTCACGCTCGTGTCGTTGCTGACCGCGCTGCTGGCGGCGGTCGCGATCGCGATGGCCGCGCATCGGTATATGCGCCGTCATCTCGACGGATGTGCGGCGATGCGCTGTCTCGGCGTCAGCCAGGCGGCGCTGCGCTCGCTGTTCACGCTGGAATTCGTCGGGCTCGGTTTGATCGGCGGCGCGCTGGGTGTGGCGCTCGGTTTCCTCGGCCATCTCGCGTTGCTGACCTGGCTTGGTTCGCTGATCGACGTCGCGCTGCCTTACCCGACTGCATGGCCCGCGCTCGAAGGCATCGCCGCCGGCCTCGTGCTGCTGCTCGGCTTCGCTTTGCCGCCGCTGTTGCCGCTCACGCGTGTGCCGCCGGTGCGCGTGCTGCGTCGTGAGTGGGGCGAAGCGGGGCGCACCGCATGGGCCGCGTACGCGCTCGGCATCGTGCTGTTCGCTGCGCTGCTGGTCGTCGCGGCGGGTGAGTTGAAGCTCGGCGGAATCGTCGCGGGCGGCTTTGCGGGCGGGCTGCTGGTGTTCGCGTGCGTCGCGCGGCTGGCGCTGTGGGGCGCGGCGCGTTTCGTGCGCAGCGAGCGCGTGAATGCGGGAATCGGCTGGCGTTACGCGCTGGCGTCGCTCGAACGGCGCAGCAGTGCCAGCGCGTTGCAGATCACCGCGCTCGGCATCGGCCTGATGTGTCTGCTGCTGATCGCGATGACGCGCGACGACCTGGTCGCGGGCTGGCGCAAATCGACGCCGCCCGATGCGCCGAATGAATTCATCATCGACATTCAGCCGGATCAGCGTGACGCGGTTACGCATTTTCTCGACGCGCACGGCGTGCCCGGCACGGTGCTCGCGCCGATGGTGCGCGGGCGTTTGACAGCGATCAACGGCAAGCCGGTCAATCCCGATTCGTTCAAGGGCGACGACGCGAAGCGTCTGGTGGACCGCGAATTCAATCTGTCGTACACGACGGAATTGCCCGACGACAACCGGATCGCGGGCGGAACCTGGTACGGCGATACAAGCACGCCGCAGATTTCGATCGAGCAGGGGCTCGCGAAGCTGATCAACGTGAAGCCCGGCGACACGCTGCGCTTCGACGTGACCGGCATGCAGATCGACGCGCCCGTGACGAGTGTGCGCAAGCTCGACTGGGGCTCGTTCAGGGTCAACTTTTTCGTGCTGATGCCGCCCGCCGCGTTGAAGGATTTTCCGGCGACGTTCATCACGAGTTTTCATCTGCCGCCGGAAAAGCAGTCGACCATCGACGGCCTGATCGCCGCTTATCCGAATCTCACGGCCATCGACACCGGTCCTATCCTCGCGCAGATTCAGCGCGTGTTGCAGCAGGTGATCGGCGCGGTGCAGTTCCTGTTCGCGTTCACGCTCGCGGCGGGCGTGCTGGTGCTGTACGCGGCGCTGGCCGGCACGCGCGATGAGCGTATGCGAGAATCCGCGCTGCTGCGGGCGTTGGGCGCGTCGCACCGGCAGATCCGGGCGGTGCAGATTGCCGAGTTCGTCGCGGTCGGCGCGCTGGCCGGTTTGATGGCGGCGGTCGGTGCGCAGATTATCGGCTGGGTGCTGGCGACGCGCGTGTTCGAGTTTTATCTGAGCTTCGATCCGTGGATGCTGCCGGTTGGGATTGCGGCCGGCGTCGCGTGCGCGGGTGTCGGCGGGTGGATGAGCTTGCGGCATGTGCTGGCGCGGCCCGCGTTGCAGTCGTTGCGGGATGCGTGA
- a CDS encoding group II truncated hemoglobin has protein sequence MSDLNDEVTTAKPTAFDLVGGEARVRELVDRFYDLMDLEADFAGIRALHPESLDGSRDKFFWFLCGWMGGPDHYISRFGHPRLRARHMPFPIASSERDQWLRCMAWAMEDIGLDESLRERLLASFFETADWMRNRNG, from the coding sequence ATGAGCGATTTGAACGACGAAGTGACCACGGCAAAGCCGACGGCCTTCGATCTGGTGGGCGGCGAGGCGCGCGTGCGCGAACTGGTCGACCGTTTTTACGACCTGATGGATCTGGAAGCGGATTTCGCCGGAATTCGCGCGTTGCATCCTGAATCGCTCGACGGTTCGCGCGACAAATTCTTCTGGTTTCTGTGCGGCTGGATGGGTGGGCCGGATCACTACATCAGCCGGTTTGGTCATCCGCGATTGCGCGCGCGGCATATGCCGTTTCCGATTGCTTCGAGCGAGCGCGATCAGTGGCTCAGGTGCATGGCGTGGGCGATGGAAGACATCGGTCTCGACGAGTCGCTGCGAGAACGTCTGCTGGCCTCGTTCTTCGAAACCGCCGACTGGATGCGCAATCGCAATGGCTGA
- a CDS encoding DUF924 family protein translates to MAEPEPESGDACHGMSADYAALAPDARAVLDCWFGEPGSPGFGEERKLWFSRNNAFDAMLRERFGALIDVANEVESVPTKASTLDHWQATPLGALALIIVLDQFSRNCHRNTPRAFAADHRALQVAQRLIASGGDRLLPSAHHRAFAYLPFEHDETLGSQHESLRLFRQLEAEPGGKSYYRFAERHAAVIERFGRFPHRNAVLGRVSTDEEIAFLRKPGSSF, encoded by the coding sequence ATGGCTGAACCGGAGCCGGAGTCGGGCGATGCGTGTCATGGGATGTCGGCGGATTATGCCGCGCTCGCCCCGGACGCCCGCGCGGTTCTGGATTGCTGGTTCGGCGAGCCGGGTTCGCCGGGCTTCGGCGAAGAGCGCAAGCTCTGGTTTTCGCGCAATAACGCGTTCGATGCGATGTTGCGGGAGCGCTTTGGTGCGCTGATCGACGTGGCGAACGAGGTGGAAAGCGTCCCGACGAAAGCCTCGACGCTCGACCACTGGCAAGCCACACCACTCGGTGCATTGGCGCTGATCATCGTGCTGGATCAATTCTCGCGAAACTGTCACCGCAATACGCCGCGCGCGTTCGCAGCCGATCACCGTGCATTGCAGGTCGCGCAACGGCTGATCGCGAGCGGCGGCGACCGGTTATTGCCCAGCGCGCACCATCGTGCGTTTGCTTATCTGCCGTTCGAACACGACGAAACGTTGGGCAGCCAGCACGAATCGCTGCGATTGTTCAGGCAGCTGGAAGCGGAGCCGGGCGGCAAATCGTACTACCGGTTCGCCGAGCGGCACGCGGCGGTCATCGAACGCTTTGGACGTTTTCCACATCGGAATGCAGTGCTTGGGCGGGTATCGACCGATGAAGAGATCGCTTTTTTGCGCAAGCCCGGATCGTCGTTCTAG
- a CDS encoding ArnT family glycosyltransferase: MQEKPSAPWLASHAAATPSAQAVTAGNTHDAAHGLPAPKAGQGTDNIGAYTAAMAPAPAPSPAPAAPATPADSDRRGARRWRALATWRPLKWFVVLAVLCAWLLPGTLGHEPWKQDETYTFGIVQHMLDTGDLVVPTNAGQPFVEKPPLYDWVAAGLAWMFGRYLPLHDAARLASALFAGLAVYYTARVARRAVAASSWFDLRVIGTLALFGGTLVVVKHAHDMMTDVALMAGAALGFCGLFELVLVHLHDTANADATRAFPAPFRRRHALLSAATMFGAGVGVSLLAKGLFAPLVFGATTVAVIALYPACRSRSFAGALGVAALVCAPLALIWPVCFYLRSETLFKVWLWDNNVGRFFGFSVAELGSENESRLFVLRTVLSVGFPVVPLALAALAGGAWRRWRDPRVALPAIFAGIGFAVLQSSATVRELYILPFIAPLALLATEGIERLPQRLHTTWDMTSRVFFGSVAALAWIIWSIVSSPANTHAPLHLLGRWLPLDWVSPVRPGLLAAALLMTFGWLWLLPVFRFAGKWRGALSWCAGAMLAWGLVSTLLLPWLDYAKSYRSVFRELAAKTDIEWNDGDCMASSGLGESEAPMLYYYTGIEHQPTADTRSTACTWLIVESHRGTTKAPAGEWRLFWSGARPGDTDELLRVFVRTPDSTTDTGND, translated from the coding sequence ATGCAAGAAAAGCCGTCCGCGCCGTGGCTAGCAAGCCACGCTGCGGCAACCCCATCCGCACAGGCAGTCACTGCCGGCAATACGCACGACGCAGCGCACGGCCTTCCTGCGCCGAAAGCCGGCCAGGGCACGGACAACATCGGCGCTTACACGGCGGCGATGGCACCTGCGCCGGCTCCTTCCCCCGCTCCCGCCGCGCCAGCCACCCCAGCCGATTCGGATAGGCGAGGCGCGCGCCGCTGGCGCGCACTCGCAACATGGCGTCCGTTGAAGTGGTTCGTCGTGCTGGCGGTCCTGTGCGCGTGGCTGTTGCCCGGCACGCTGGGCCACGAGCCATGGAAACAGGATGAGACGTACACGTTCGGCATCGTCCAGCACATGCTCGATACCGGCGACCTGGTCGTGCCGACCAACGCGGGTCAACCGTTCGTCGAAAAACCGCCGCTCTACGATTGGGTCGCCGCCGGCCTCGCGTGGATGTTCGGCCGCTACCTGCCGTTACACGATGCGGCACGTCTAGCGAGTGCGCTGTTCGCCGGCCTTGCCGTCTACTACACGGCACGCGTCGCCCGCCGCGCGGTGGCCGCGTCGAGCTGGTTCGACCTGCGGGTGATCGGCACGCTCGCGCTGTTCGGCGGAACGCTCGTCGTCGTCAAACACGCGCACGACATGATGACCGACGTCGCGCTGATGGCCGGTGCCGCGCTCGGCTTCTGCGGACTATTCGAGCTGGTGCTCGTGCATCTGCACGACACCGCGAACGCGGACGCCACACGCGCTTTCCCTGCCCCATTCAGACGACGCCACGCGCTCCTCAGTGCCGCCACGATGTTCGGCGCAGGCGTGGGCGTGTCGCTGCTCGCCAAGGGTCTGTTCGCGCCGCTCGTGTTCGGCGCGACCACTGTCGCCGTGATCGCGTTGTATCCGGCTTGCCGCAGCCGTAGCTTTGCCGGAGCGCTCGGTGTCGCCGCGCTGGTCTGCGCGCCGCTCGCGCTGATCTGGCCGGTCTGCTTCTATCTGCGCTCGGAGACGCTCTTCAAAGTCTGGCTGTGGGACAACAACGTCGGACGCTTCTTCGGCTTTTCGGTCGCCGAACTCGGGTCGGAAAACGAGAGCCGTCTGTTCGTGTTGCGCACTGTGCTGAGCGTCGGTTTCCCGGTGGTACCGCTCGCGCTGGCTGCATTGGCTGGTGGAGCGTGGCGGCGCTGGCGCGATCCGCGCGTGGCGTTGCCGGCGATCTTCGCGGGCATCGGTTTCGCCGTGCTGCAAAGCTCGGCGACAGTGCGCGAACTCTACATCCTGCCGTTTATCGCGCCGCTTGCGCTGCTGGCCACGGAAGGTATCGAGCGACTGCCACAGCGTCTGCACACGACCTGGGACATGACGAGCCGTGTGTTCTTCGGCAGCGTGGCCGCGCTCGCGTGGATCATCTGGTCGATCGTCAGCAGTCCGGCGAATACGCATGCGCCGCTGCATCTGCTCGGCCGCTGGTTGCCGCTGGATTGGGTGTCGCCGGTCAGACCCGGCCTGCTCGCCGCCGCGTTGCTGATGACGTTCGGCTGGCTGTGGCTCCTGCCGGTTTTCAGATTCGCGGGCAAATGGCGCGGCGCGTTGAGCTGGTGCGCAGGCGCGATGCTGGCGTGGGGGCTGGTCAGCACGCTGCTGTTGCCCTGGCTTGATTATGCGAAGAGCTATCGCTCGGTGTTCAGGGAATTGGCCGCGAAAACCGATATTGAATGGAACGACGGCGACTGTATGGCCAGTTCCGGCCTGGGCGAATCCGAAGCGCCGATGCTTTACTACTACACCGGCATCGAGCATCAGCCGACTGCGGATACTCGCAGTACCGCCTGTACCTGGCTGATCGTGGAAAGCCACCGTGGCACGACAAAGGCACCGGCAGGCGAGTGGCGTCTTTTCTGGTCCGGCGCGCGTCCTGGCGACACTGACGAGCTATTGCGGGTGTTCGTGCGTACGCCGGACAGCACGACGGACACGGGCAACGATTAA